ATTTCAGTACAAGAAAATCTATCTGTTCAAGGATCTCATCGGCAGTGAGTTTTCCTTTATAGAAGCCTCCAGCATCGCACATCTTGCAACCTACTGGGCATCCGTTCATGGTGGATACTATCAAGACCCACTTTTCACTGCGTGAAAGCGGTGGTTGCAAAGATTGAACAAACTCAACGATATTGCCTCTGATCGTTTCACCCACATAAACACTCGCCAGATCAGTTTTTCCGTATTCAGCCAGAAGTTTCATTGCTCGTTCACCATCCTCATACACGCTTCGATAGCCTGACCGACTGCTATACTCATTTGACGAAACCCACCCGAAGCATCCCCAACGATGTACACATCATGTGTCTTCTCAGTCACGAAACCAACGTTCGGCATTCTACCGATGCATATCAAAAGAGCATCGAAGTGGTAAGAAGTCTTGTTGGTTTTGATTATTAAATTCTGCTGTTGTCCAACTTCAATTATAGGTTCTTTTTCATGGTAGACGATCGGAGAGTTCTTGGCAAGTTCAACGAGCCTAGGTAAGGCTCTGATCGTGCTGGATCTGTTGAAGATATGAACATTTTTTACGCCTTTTTCCGCAGCTTTCAAAGCACCGTCGAAAGCAGCATCACCCGCACCATATATCGCCAGAGAATCCATACTTTTTGGCAAGTGTTTGAACTCGTACACCACTTTTTCACAAACTTCAAACTCGGTGATTCTCTTGGGTAACGTTCCACTCGCTACCAAAATTTTGTCGTACTCTTGCTCGAAGCTTTTTGTACGTAGTTTCTTACCCTTCACCTCCAAAACTTCTTCGTGAACGATTTCGATGGAAAAGTATCTCAAATTCCTCTGCAGCAGCTCAACGATTTTCTCACCAGGGCAAGGATCGAAGAAAGGTATATTCTCAACCCTCCAAGCATTCGCGATCAAACCTCCAACTTGATCTTTCTCGAACAGATCTAGTTGTATTCCATACCTCTTCAAAAAAATTGCTGCGGCAACACCAGCTGGACCGGCCCCAACTATCGCAACGCGCACAGCACTTCCTCCGTACTCGCAATTATCGCAAAACCATGTGCCAAATTTTTCAGTGATGAGAAATGATACCAATCTTCACGTTCATAACAAGCATCGCACACGACCACAACGTCAAAATTCCTAACGAACGCACTCCTGGCAGTGGTCTCGACACACAAATGTGTCCGCACACCAGTTATGAAAACTTGGTTCACGCCGTAGCTTCTCAAAATATCTTCTAACCTCGTGTTGTAAAAAGCATCGTACGTGTCTTTCTCTATCTTTATTGCACCCTCCAAACTGAGGCAAGGTTCGGCCTCGTACGGTTCGAGGTCATCGTTCCACCACTCTTTCATTCTCTGACTGTTCGAAACGTGAATTGTGAAAACAATGGGTAAACTCTTTCGGCGGAAAGTTTCCATTAAAGCTTGCAAATTGGATAGAATCTTTTCGACACCCGGTAAGTATGCCCTACCAGAAGGATGACAGAAGTACTTTTGAATATCAACGATGATCAAAGCAGGTGAAAGAATTTTCAAAGGGTGTCTTTGTCTCTCTTTCCAGAAGAATTGACTCACCCCCTACTTTCTTCAATGATTTCTGAGTTACAACATCTTTCGGAACGATTTTAGAAAAGTTCTTTCCTTTCACTTATACTTGAGAACACCAAGTTGTGCAAAAGTATTCTCACTCTTGTTATCTCGTCTTCGTGTCTCTTTATGAACCCTTTATTGGTTAAAAATATAACGAACAAACCATCTTCACGACACCAAATTGTGGTTCCTGTGAAACCACTGTGCCCGAAGGCTTTCTCCGTCAAGACATCACCGCTACTTGTGTTACTCGATGGACACATCCAACCAAGATGCCTCTTGCCGTTGGATGCTTCCACAACCGTTTGCGTGAAGAG
This region of Pseudothermotoga sp. genomic DNA includes:
- a CDS encoding NAD(P)/FAD-dependent oxidoreductase; this encodes MRVAIVGAGPAGVAAAIFLKRYGIQLDLFEKDQVGGLIANAWRVENIPFFDPCPGEKIVELLQRNLRYFSIEIVHEEVLEVKGKKLRTKSFEQEYDKILVASGTLPKRITEFEVCEKVVYEFKHLPKSMDSLAIYGAGDAAFDGALKAAEKGVKNVHIFNRSSTIRALPRLVELAKNSPIVYHEKEPIIEVGQQQNLIIKTNKTSYHFDALLICIGRMPNVGFVTEKTHDVYIVGDASGGFRQMSIAVGQAIEACMRMVNEQ
- a CDS encoding isochorismatase family protein; amino-acid sequence: MKILSPALIIVDIQKYFCHPSGRAYLPGVEKILSNLQALMETFRRKSLPIVFTIHVSNSQRMKEWWNDDLEPYEAEPCLSLEGAIKIEKDTYDAFYNTRLEDILRSYGVNQVFITGVRTHLCVETTARSAFVRNFDVVVVCDACYEREDWYHFSSLKNLAHGFAIIASTEEVLCALR